The proteins below come from a single Orcinus orca chromosome 6, mOrcOrc1.1, whole genome shotgun sequence genomic window:
- the SOHLH1 gene encoding spermatogenesis- and oogenesis-specific basic helix-loop-helix-containing protein 1 isoform X3, which produces MSITASGLRGRFLGSQSLALLAFFSSGPFLFGTQLRCEDLCHGSGQAKAPAVAKGPVSYLPRNVLSERQRRKRISLSCERLRALLPQFDGRREDMASVLEMSVQFLRLASALVPGWEKHAVALASQTPAGAPDPGVGTSSVTMQQASPSRAAADVDDEPPSLVLRSPGLSPSRALRPPMLWSRQPPSPLVSEESQSCLGRAGSPGQGTDKAITLDARSVSGYDVEDGSSFLLTASPDWWLGSLEGRGSSAPFRVPARSSVLDRAEPSFLGDHEPGSQDPPDGPLEPWSSDVSCPSSALREEVDTIFPDFFAY; this is translated from the exons ATGTCCATCACCGCCTCGGGGCTCCGGGGGCGTTTTCTGGGATCACAGAGCCTGGCGCTCTTGGCTTTTTTCAGCAGCGGCCCTTTCCTGTTTGGGACCCAGTTACGCTGCGAGGATCTCTGCCACGGCTCAGGCCAGGCCAAGGCCCCTGCGGTGGCCAAGGGTCCAGTCTCCTACCTCCCACGGAACGTGCTCAGCGAGAGGCAGCGCAG GAAGCGGATCTCCTTGAGCTGTGAGCGCCTGCGGGCCCTGCTGCCCCAGTTCGATGGCCGGCGGGAGGACATGGCTTCAGTCCTGGAGATGTCGGTGCAGTTCCTCCGGCTCGCCAGCGCCTTGGTGCCCGGCTGGGAGAAGCACGCT GTGGCCCTGGCGAGTCAGACCCCAGCAGGTGCCCCGGACCCCGGCGTGGGAACGTCCAGCGTGACCAT GCAGCAGGCTTCCCCGAGCCGTGCAGCTGCGGATGTGGACGACG aGCCGCCCAGCCTGGTCCTCCGGTCTCCAGGCCTGAGTCCCTCCAGGGCCCTGAGGCCGCCCATGCTGTGGTCGCGGCAGCCACCCTCTCCGCTGGTGAGCGAAGAGTCTCAGAGCTGCTTGGGCCGGGCTGGGTCCCCAGGTCAAGGGACTGACAAGGCCATAACGCTGGATGCCAG GTCTGTGTCGGGGTATGACGTCGAAGATGGGTCGTCCTTTCTGCTGACGGCCAGTCCTGACTGGTGGCTGG GGTccctggagggcagaggcagCAGTGCCCCTTTTCGGGTCCCCGCCAGGAGCAGCGTGCTGGACAGGGCAGAGCCCAGCTTCCTGGGTGACCATGAGCCCGGCTCCCAGGACCCCCCCGACGGGCCCCTGGAGCCATGGAGCTCAGACGTGAGCTGCCCCAGCTCGGCCCTGCGGGAGGAGGTAGACACCATCTTCCCCGACTTCTTTGCTTACTGA
- the SOHLH1 gene encoding spermatogenesis- and oogenesis-specific basic helix-loop-helix-containing protein 1 isoform X4, producing the protein MVGGHFPGGRKRISLSCERLRALLPQFDGRREDMASVLEMSVQFLRLASALVPGWEKHAETWHTWQKDVLQVALASQTPAGAPDPGVGTSSVTMQQASPSRAAADVDDEPPSLVLRSPGLSPSRALRPPMLWSRQPPSPLVSEESQSCLGRAGSPGQGTDKAITLDARSVSGYDVEDGSSFLLTASPDWWLGSLEGRGSSAPFRVPARSSVLDRAEPSFLGDHEPGSQDPPDGPLEPWSSDVSCPSSALREEVDTIFPDFFAY; encoded by the exons ATGGTCGGTGGTCACTTCCCTGGAGGCAGGAAGCGGATCTCCTTGAGCTGTGAGCGCCTGCGGGCCCTGCTGCCCCAGTTCGATGGCCGGCGGGAGGACATGGCTTCAGTCCTGGAGATGTCGGTGCAGTTCCTCCGGCTCGCCAGCGCCTTGGTGCCCGGCTGGGAGAAGCACGCT GAGACATGGCACACGTGGCAGAAGGATGTTTTGCAGGTGGCCCTGGCGAGTCAGACCCCAGCAGGTGCCCCGGACCCCGGCGTGGGAACGTCCAGCGTGACCAT GCAGCAGGCTTCCCCGAGCCGTGCAGCTGCGGATGTGGACGACG aGCCGCCCAGCCTGGTCCTCCGGTCTCCAGGCCTGAGTCCCTCCAGGGCCCTGAGGCCGCCCATGCTGTGGTCGCGGCAGCCACCCTCTCCGCTGGTGAGCGAAGAGTCTCAGAGCTGCTTGGGCCGGGCTGGGTCCCCAGGTCAAGGGACTGACAAGGCCATAACGCTGGATGCCAG GTCTGTGTCGGGGTATGACGTCGAAGATGGGTCGTCCTTTCTGCTGACGGCCAGTCCTGACTGGTGGCTGG GGTccctggagggcagaggcagCAGTGCCCCTTTTCGGGTCCCCGCCAGGAGCAGCGTGCTGGACAGGGCAGAGCCCAGCTTCCTGGGTGACCATGAGCCCGGCTCCCAGGACCCCCCCGACGGGCCCCTGGAGCCATGGAGCTCAGACGTGAGCTGCCCCAGCTCGGCCCTGCGGGAGGAGGTAGACACCATCTTCCCCGACTTCTTTGCTTACTGA
- the LOC125964681 gene encoding uterocalin-like has protein sequence MSLLLLAVGLTLLGCPQALHWGPQDPNFNETLVSGEWFLAGMASNQPKLLKEDKDAGLLVHHIQVTPRALQLHLHKKVNGACVPITMMANKTKRKFQYRLEDADQNRLFLEKVDPKSYVILCNHREKREEVVVVNLLSRTPEASPDALLLFTNYCRSHGIHPTNIIKVTATDACPRLPQPRTSAQLATDHCPRA, from the exons ATGAGCCTCCTGCTGCTGGCTGTGGGGCTGACCCTGCTCGGCTGCCCCCAGGCCCTGCACTGGGGGCCCCAGGACCCCAACTTCAACGAGACTCTG GTCAGCGGCGAATGGTTCTTGGCAGGGATGGCCTCCAACCAACCCAAACTCCTGAAGGAGGACAAGGACGCGGGGCTGCTCGTCCACCATATCCAGGTcacccccagggccctgcagctcCACCTGCACAAGAA GGTAAATGGTGCATGCGTCCCAATTACGATGATGGCAAATAAAACGAAAAGGAAATTTCAGTACCGGCTGGAGG ATGCCGACCAGAACAGGCTTTTCCTGGAAAAAGTGGACCCCAAGAGCTACGTCATCCTCTGCAACCACCGCGAGAAACgtgaggaggtggtggtggtgaaccTGCTGA GCCGGACACCCGAGGCCAGCCCGGACGCCCTGCTGCTGTTTACCAACTACTGTAGAAGCCATGGGATTCACCCCACCAACATCATCAAAGTGACCGCAACTGATGCGTGCCCACGCCTGCCCCAGCCTCGGACCTCCGCTCAGCTCGCCACAGATCACTGCCCCCGCGCCTGA
- the SOHLH1 gene encoding spermatogenesis- and oogenesis-specific basic helix-loop-helix-containing protein 1 isoform X1, protein MSITASGLRGRFLGSQSLALLAFFSSGPFLFGTQLRCEDLCHGSGQAKAPAVAKGPVSYLPRNVLSERQRRKRISLSCERLRALLPQFDGRREDMASVLEMSVQFLRLASALVPGWEKHAETWHTWQKDVLQVALASQTPAGAPDPGVGTSSVTMQQASPSRAAADVDDEPPSLVLRSPGLSPSRALRPPMLWSRQPPSPLVSEESQSCLGRAGSPGQGTDKAITLDARSVSGYDVEDGSSFLLTASPDWWLGSLEGRGSSAPFRVPARSSVLDRAEPSFLGDHEPGSQDPPDGPLEPWSSDVSCPSSALREEVDTIFPDFFAY, encoded by the exons ATGTCCATCACCGCCTCGGGGCTCCGGGGGCGTTTTCTGGGATCACAGAGCCTGGCGCTCTTGGCTTTTTTCAGCAGCGGCCCTTTCCTGTTTGGGACCCAGTTACGCTGCGAGGATCTCTGCCACGGCTCAGGCCAGGCCAAGGCCCCTGCGGTGGCCAAGGGTCCAGTCTCCTACCTCCCACGGAACGTGCTCAGCGAGAGGCAGCGCAG GAAGCGGATCTCCTTGAGCTGTGAGCGCCTGCGGGCCCTGCTGCCCCAGTTCGATGGCCGGCGGGAGGACATGGCTTCAGTCCTGGAGATGTCGGTGCAGTTCCTCCGGCTCGCCAGCGCCTTGGTGCCCGGCTGGGAGAAGCACGCT GAGACATGGCACACGTGGCAGAAGGATGTTTTGCAGGTGGCCCTGGCGAGTCAGACCCCAGCAGGTGCCCCGGACCCCGGCGTGGGAACGTCCAGCGTGACCAT GCAGCAGGCTTCCCCGAGCCGTGCAGCTGCGGATGTGGACGACG aGCCGCCCAGCCTGGTCCTCCGGTCTCCAGGCCTGAGTCCCTCCAGGGCCCTGAGGCCGCCCATGCTGTGGTCGCGGCAGCCACCCTCTCCGCTGGTGAGCGAAGAGTCTCAGAGCTGCTTGGGCCGGGCTGGGTCCCCAGGTCAAGGGACTGACAAGGCCATAACGCTGGATGCCAG GTCTGTGTCGGGGTATGACGTCGAAGATGGGTCGTCCTTTCTGCTGACGGCCAGTCCTGACTGGTGGCTGG GGTccctggagggcagaggcagCAGTGCCCCTTTTCGGGTCCCCGCCAGGAGCAGCGTGCTGGACAGGGCAGAGCCCAGCTTCCTGGGTGACCATGAGCCCGGCTCCCAGGACCCCCCCGACGGGCCCCTGGAGCCATGGAGCTCAGACGTGAGCTGCCCCAGCTCGGCCCTGCGGGAGGAGGTAGACACCATCTTCCCCGACTTCTTTGCTTACTGA
- the SOHLH1 gene encoding spermatogenesis- and oogenesis-specific basic helix-loop-helix-containing protein 1 isoform X2 encodes MAFRALASDAGLPGAPGSEGCSSGPFLFGTQLRCEDLCHGSGQAKAPAVAKGPVSYLPRNVLSERQRRKRISLSCERLRALLPQFDGRREDMASVLEMSVQFLRLASALVPGWEKHAETWHTWQKDVLQVALASQTPAGAPDPGVGTSSVTMQQASPSRAAADVDDEPPSLVLRSPGLSPSRALRPPMLWSRQPPSPLVSEESQSCLGRAGSPGQGTDKAITLDARSVSGYDVEDGSSFLLTASPDWWLGSLEGRGSSAPFRVPARSSVLDRAEPSFLGDHEPGSQDPPDGPLEPWSSDVSCPSSALREEVDTIFPDFFAY; translated from the exons ATGGCGTTCAGGGCTCTTGCGTCAGACGCTGGGCTTCCCGGAGCCCCCGGCTCCGAGGGGTGCAG CAGCGGCCCTTTCCTGTTTGGGACCCAGTTACGCTGCGAGGATCTCTGCCACGGCTCAGGCCAGGCCAAGGCCCCTGCGGTGGCCAAGGGTCCAGTCTCCTACCTCCCACGGAACGTGCTCAGCGAGAGGCAGCGCAG GAAGCGGATCTCCTTGAGCTGTGAGCGCCTGCGGGCCCTGCTGCCCCAGTTCGATGGCCGGCGGGAGGACATGGCTTCAGTCCTGGAGATGTCGGTGCAGTTCCTCCGGCTCGCCAGCGCCTTGGTGCCCGGCTGGGAGAAGCACGCT GAGACATGGCACACGTGGCAGAAGGATGTTTTGCAGGTGGCCCTGGCGAGTCAGACCCCAGCAGGTGCCCCGGACCCCGGCGTGGGAACGTCCAGCGTGACCAT GCAGCAGGCTTCCCCGAGCCGTGCAGCTGCGGATGTGGACGACG aGCCGCCCAGCCTGGTCCTCCGGTCTCCAGGCCTGAGTCCCTCCAGGGCCCTGAGGCCGCCCATGCTGTGGTCGCGGCAGCCACCCTCTCCGCTGGTGAGCGAAGAGTCTCAGAGCTGCTTGGGCCGGGCTGGGTCCCCAGGTCAAGGGACTGACAAGGCCATAACGCTGGATGCCAG GTCTGTGTCGGGGTATGACGTCGAAGATGGGTCGTCCTTTCTGCTGACGGCCAGTCCTGACTGGTGGCTGG GGTccctggagggcagaggcagCAGTGCCCCTTTTCGGGTCCCCGCCAGGAGCAGCGTGCTGGACAGGGCAGAGCCCAGCTTCCTGGGTGACCATGAGCCCGGCTCCCAGGACCCCCCCGACGGGCCCCTGGAGCCATGGAGCTCAGACGTGAGCTGCCCCAGCTCGGCCCTGCGGGAGGAGGTAGACACCATCTTCCCCGACTTCTTTGCTTACTGA